A single region of the Malus sylvestris chromosome 8, drMalSylv7.2, whole genome shotgun sequence genome encodes:
- the LOC126631141 gene encoding uncharacterized protein LOC126631141, with product MALFPFAPEATEPKKKETPPSKRRQKQSSSTNKKQQKPPSSSSSWDHIKNLLTCKQIEGSRVHDPSKNNIVGGAAASHGGGYSKVGSSCSSICSFRDVVHGNTRVVHRGDSSSPESSTLGQETGLLARKPATRSIRSNGSGSSAAYQTSSSSRGMQFRKLSGCYECHMIVDPSRYPVPRSTICACSQCGEIFPKVESLEHHQAIRHAVSELGVEDSGRNIVEIIFKSSWLKKDTPFCNIERILKVQNTQRTIQRFEDCRDAVKNRALTSTRKNPRCAADGNELLRFHCTSISCTLGARGSSSLCDSVPGCGVCTIIRHGFQGKAVAEGDQGGGSKGVRTTASSGRAHDSFNCTDGRRAMLVCRVIAGRVRRIADDAPPEEDGLSQLSAAAGSYDSVAGFTGIYSNLEELVVYNPKAILPCFVVIYKAMES from the exons ATGGCTCTCTTCCCTTTTGCACCAGAGGCCACAGAGCCCAAGAAGAAAGAAACGCCACCATCAAAACGCAGGCAAAAGCAGTCGTCTTCAACCAACAAAAAGCAGCAAAAACcaccatcctcctcctcctcatggGACCACATCAAGAACCTCCTGACCTGTAAACAGATCGAAGGGTCTAGAGTACACGACCCATCGAAAAATAATATTGTCGGTGGCGCAGCTGCCAGCCACGGTGGAGGCTACTCGAAGGTGGGGTCATCCTGCAGCTCCATATGCAGCTTCAGAGATGTCGTTCATGGGAACACTAGGGTCGTTCACAGAGGTGACAGCTCGTCGCCCGAGAGTAGCACTCTGGGTCAGGAAACCGGGTTACTGGCTCGGAAACCTGCAACTCGGTCAATCAGATCCAACGGTTCTGGTTCTTCTGCTGCTTACCAGACGTCATCATCCTCCAGAGGAATGCAATTCCGGAAGCTCTCTGGGTGTTACGAGTGCCACATGATCGTTGACCCTAGCAG GTACCCAGTTCCTAGGTCTACTATTTGTGCTTGCTCTCAGTGTGGAGAGATCTTCCCAAAGGTGGAGAGTTTGGAGCATCACCAAGCAATTCGCCATGCTG TATCGGAGCTTGGCGTCGAAGATTCCGGCCGAAATATCGTGGAAATAATCTTCAAATCAAGCTGGCTCAAGAAAGACACCCCCTTCTGCAATATCGAACGCATACTAAAGGTACAAAACACGCAGCGTACGATTCAACGGTTCGAGGACTGCCGTGATGCAGTGAAGAACCGTGCGCTGACAAGCACGCGGAAGAACCCTAGGTGCGCGGCAGACGGGAACGAGCTGTTGCGGTTCCACTGCACCAGCATCTCGTGCACGCTCGGCGCACGTGGCTCATCCAGCCTGTGCGACTCCGTACCTGGCTGCGGAGTGTGCACGATCATCCGTCACGGCTTTCAAGGCAAAGCAGTGGCGGAAGGTGATCAAGGTGGTGGGAGCAAGGGAGTGCGGACCACTGCCAGCAGCGGTAGGGCTCACGACTCGTTTAATTGTACGGACGGGCGCAGGGCCATGCTGGTGTGCCGTGTCATTGCTGGCAGGGTCAGGCGCATTGCGGACGATGCGCCACCGGAGGAGGATGGCTTGTCCCAGCTGTCGGCTGCTGCTGGCTCCTACGATTCTGTAGCCGGATTCACTGGAATCTACTCCAATCTCGAGGAACTTGTTGTTTATAATCCGAAGGCCATCCTCCCATGCTTCGTAGTCATTTACAAGGCAATGGAGTCGTGA
- the LOC126631193 gene encoding WEB family protein At1g75720-like isoform X2 — protein sequence MEKEVGGGRGGGMQTTRTRRAEIDTRRPFRSVKEAVALFGEKVLAGELYASQLKQNEANRNGHNPALSRIGTVTAELEDTKQSLQKAREESELMENCLSSLKQELDLTKRELQQLKEREYEKHFIETEIEDVRTFDEDSTKFETKPQASSEEDESFEFQKKRYVTFANPPSLAKVMIAPGGVEETLERHPSLKKKKKPLIPLISGIFSKKKGSSPVAYA from the exons ATGGAGAAAGAAgtaggaggaggaagaggaggaggaatgCAAACGACGAGGACAAGGAGGGCGGAGATTGATACGAGGCGACCCTTCCGCTCTGTCAAAGAGGCCGTTGCGTTGTTCGGAGAAAAAGTTCTTGCCGGAGAGCTCTATGCCTCCCAGCTCAAACAG AATGAAGCAAATAGAAATGGGCATAACCCTGCATTATCCAGAATTGGAACTGTGACAGCAGAACTagaggacacaaaacaaagccTCCAGAAAGCCAGAGAAGAAAGTGAGCTCATGGAAAACTGCCTCTCTTCTCTAAAACAGGAGCTCGATCTCACAAAGCGAGAGCTCCAGCAACTGAAGGAACGAGAGTACGAAAAACACTTCATAGAAACCGAGATTGAAGACGTCAGGACATTCGACGAAGACTCGACCAAGTTTGAAACCAAACCACAAGCATCTAGTGAGGAAGATGAAAGTTTTGAGTTCCAAAAGAAAAGGTATGTGACATTTGCAAATCCACCTTCCCTTGCGAAAGTGATGATTGCGCCGGGAGGGGTTGAGGAAACACTGGAAAGACACCCTTCtctcaagaaaaagaagaagcccTTGATTCCTCTGATTTCAGGGATCTTTTCTAAGAAGAAAGGAAGCTCGCCAGTCGCTTACGCTTGA
- the LOC126633404 gene encoding uncharacterized protein LOC126633404 — translation MIAFHFPEDKITENTMLHNIPRNHSFIIQVGQETLLHRQSSDPHRQPPKLNLSAMKIFNRFRKIIMRLVFSVPSRSARGTSSSGATSTTRQRNSSCDRFEPPKTSCSSHYSSHSHYNEAIADCIEFFNKSSSSQEGSLNDGEFNVMV, via the coding sequence ATGATAGCATTCCATTTCCCGGAGGACAAAATCACAGAGAATACAATGCTGCATAATATTCCAAGAAACCACAGCTTTATTATACAAGTAGGTCAAGAAACCCTCCTCCATCGCCAAAGCTCAGACCCTCATCGTCAACCTCCCAAGCTGAACTTGTCTGCAATGAAAATCTTCAACCGCTTCAGGAAGATAATAATGAGGCTCGTGTTTTCTGTCCCGTCTCGATCGGCCAGAGGCACGTCGTCGTCGGGAGCTACGAGCACTACCAGGCAAAGGAACAGCAGCTGTGACAGATTTGAGCCTCCGAAGACTTCATGCAGTTCGCACTACTCGTCGCATTCGCATTACAACGAGGCCATCGCTGACTGCATCGAGTTCTTTAACAAATCATCTTCTAGCCAAGAGGGCAGTTTAAATGATGGAGAATTCAACGTTATGGTTTGA
- the LOC126631193 gene encoding WEB family protein At1g75720-like isoform X1 — MEKEVGGGRGGGMQTTRTRRAEIDTRRPFRSVKEAVALFGEKVLAGELYASQLKQMQNEANRNGHNPALSRIGTVTAELEDTKQSLQKAREESELMENCLSSLKQELDLTKRELQQLKEREYEKHFIETEIEDVRTFDEDSTKFETKPQASSEEDESFEFQKKRYVTFANPPSLAKVMIAPGGVEETLERHPSLKKKKKPLIPLISGIFSKKKGSSPVAYA, encoded by the exons ATGGAGAAAGAAgtaggaggaggaagaggaggaggaatgCAAACGACGAGGACAAGGAGGGCGGAGATTGATACGAGGCGACCCTTCCGCTCTGTCAAAGAGGCCGTTGCGTTGTTCGGAGAAAAAGTTCTTGCCGGAGAGCTCTATGCCTCCCAGCTCAAACAG ATGCAGAATGAAGCAAATAGAAATGGGCATAACCCTGCATTATCCAGAATTGGAACTGTGACAGCAGAACTagaggacacaaaacaaagccTCCAGAAAGCCAGAGAAGAAAGTGAGCTCATGGAAAACTGCCTCTCTTCTCTAAAACAGGAGCTCGATCTCACAAAGCGAGAGCTCCAGCAACTGAAGGAACGAGAGTACGAAAAACACTTCATAGAAACCGAGATTGAAGACGTCAGGACATTCGACGAAGACTCGACCAAGTTTGAAACCAAACCACAAGCATCTAGTGAGGAAGATGAAAGTTTTGAGTTCCAAAAGAAAAGGTATGTGACATTTGCAAATCCACCTTCCCTTGCGAAAGTGATGATTGCGCCGGGAGGGGTTGAGGAAACACTGGAAAGACACCCTTCtctcaagaaaaagaagaagcccTTGATTCCTCTGATTTCAGGGATCTTTTCTAAGAAGAAAGGAAGCTCGCCAGTCGCTTACGCTTGA